Genomic window (Armatimonadota bacterium):
CCATCGACCGGTCCTTGTCATAGGTCACCCAAACAAAATGGGCTTGGGATTGAATTGCCCACAGCATCATCCAGACGCACAAAAATCTTGCCATACAGCAAATGACTTTACTCCAAAGTGCACGATGGCCAGGCCTCATGATCAAGAAGAAATCCGCGTGTCGCCCAAGCGTGTGTCATCCAAAATGACCTCGGCGATGCTGGGACTTTCGCCACCGCGCTGTTCCAGCCCGTCCCAGGCCTAAACACACGGCCCGGTATGGTTTTGTCGGAGGGCAACACCAGGAACCGTTATGAGAACCCGATTCGGCAGGAACACCCTCCTCTTGGCCGCCCTCGTGGCGCCCGGCGCATGGGCCCAGACCTTGAACATCGACCCGAGCGACGACATCTGGGCGTACGGACACGCCACGGACGGTGGCACCGACACTCTGATGCGGGTCTGGGGCGATGGGACGCGCAGTTATGAGCCGGGCTGGCCTCCTCCGGACGAGCTTTCCTATGGATATCTGAAGTTCGACCTTTCCGGGGTCTCGCCGGGCGAATACGTCGTCACCTCGGCCGTCCTGACCGTCACCCACCGTGTCACTTCGACCGGAACGTTCACGAAAGAAGCGGGCGAAACCCATCCTTTGGAAGTAAGGGCCCTTTCCGACGCGTTCTCCGAGGCCACCTGGGACTTCTCGGATCCAGGCACCCCTGGCCCCTCGTCCCAGCTTTACGGTACGGGCTCGCTCGACGCTTACGACGCCACCCAGTCTTTCCGGATCGCGTCCGACCTCACGGGGCAGGCCTTTACGGACGCGTTCAACGGCGCCGTTTCCGGGTCGGGTTCGATCGCGTTCGCTTTGACCAGCACGATGCCCGTCACGGGGATGGACGGCGCCCTGCCCTACCGGATCTTCACGAAGGAGAACACGGACAACGGCCTATGGCCCCGACTGGAGGTCACGTACCAGGCCGTCCCTGAACCGATGTCCCTTGCGGCCTTGGCCGCTGCCGCCGTCGCCTTGGCCTCCCGTCGCCGGAGGTGAGTCGGCCGGCTCTACGACCACAACGTACGAACAACCATGAAACGAGCCTTCACCCTTATCGAACTCTTGGTCGTCATCGCGATCATCGCGATCCTTGCTTC
Coding sequences:
- a CDS encoding PEP-CTERM sorting domain-containing protein (PEP-CTERM proteins occur, often in large numbers, in the proteomes of bacteria that also encode an exosortase, a predicted intramembrane cysteine proteinase. The presence of a PEP-CTERM domain at a protein's C-terminus predicts cleavage within the sorting domain, followed by covalent anchoring to some some component of the (usually Gram-negative) cell surface. Many PEP-CTERM proteins exhibit an unusual sequence composition that includes large numbers of potential glycosylation sites. Expression of one such protein has been shown restore the ability of a bacterium to form floc, a type of biofilm.), which produces MRTRFGRNTLLLAALVAPGAWAQTLNIDPSDDIWAYGHATDGGTDTLMRVWGDGTRSYEPGWPPPDELSYGYLKFDLSGVSPGEYVVTSAVLTVTHRVTSTGTFTKEAGETHPLEVRALSDAFSEATWDFSDPGTPGPSSQLYGTGSLDAYDATQSFRIASDLTGQAFTDAFNGAVSGSGSIAFALTSTMPVTGMDGALPYRIFTKENTDNGLWPRLEVTYQAVPEPMSLAALAAAAVALASRRRR